TAACAAATTACTTAAAAAGGAGGGAGTTCTCTTCACTGACATACGCCAAAACCACACATGGAACCCATGCCACCCCACACCCATATATACCATGGGTAGTATTTCTGTACCATCTTTGTCCAGGAATGTGGTGAATACATTCCACTTAGTAACTTGAATTGATCCTGGTAGAGGCTCTGAAATCTAACACTGGAGCAGATCAAACTGTTTCTTCCTCCCAATCTATATGGACCTCAATCACAGTCAGTCAAGCAGGAATCCTATCAGATggtagaaaaaaattacatttttctccacaaaATAAGCCTCTTTCATTAAGAACAGTCCTTATATGCTAACGTCCATCCACACACTCGGAAAAGCTTAAGATTTAAAAGACTTCTGCCAGCTTTGTGCTCCGAGACTTTCTCTCTGTGGCTTCCCTTCATCCTATGGTTGTCTAGACACCAAAGAATAATCTCCCCATCTCTGGGCCCCAAAGACAGACTTCATGTGGGAGCCGCCTCCCTCGTCCGTCAGGCTCTCCCACTGCTGCCTCCAGGAGCATTAGATTTCACCACATCTAAGGTGAATCAACATAGATCTCTTTAATTTTTTATCCATTTTAGGTATTGTATCAGACACTGTTATATAATATCGTTTGTTACCATTCAGGAATAATATCATCAATCATTTGAACAAGTAGACAGAGAATGTGGAGGTGCATGGAAACCAATTTTGGACTGAGAGCAAAGCAAAACCAACACAGAGTCTAGATATGGAAAAAGATTGCAGTAATAATATAATATGGGCTGTAGTGCTGTCTCACAGCATGATATTAGTATTAGTCAATCACTGAGTGGAActgctttattcttttttttttcatcatcccTTTTATGACATGTCTTGATTTGTCAGGCATCTAATTTGCAGGACCAGCCAAGTACAGACAAAATCATTGGGTTGTTTTATCCATAAACTGTTACTGTAATGATTCTCCAGACAGTTTATTCAGTAAAGCTGCCAACTGTGGTGAAATCAGATACATCTCAGCcataattgtccaaaattgtccataatgaaaaaataacaaagctCAGTTTTGATTCTCTCTGTAACAGAGGAACTAAATATAACTGGATTGGGATAGTAGTTAATACTGTCCACTACACAATTATAGTGTATGTGACAATGTGTGTCACAGCTGCTCTACTAGATTGCATTAAATGGCACAGATGCTGCTATAACAGGATTGAGTGTATAATATAGTGTAAAGTATACCAGTATGCCGATAGAAtatattatgtcattttattcaCCTGCTTGAGAGGGATAAAATTGTAAGTGCATGCACACTTCACAACAGGTCTCCCACAAGACTGTTTCTTAtaatctgtcaaaaacaaacacagtcttGCTTTTGCCTCCGAGAAAACACACCACAGCCTTCTTCCTTTAGCTGGGGCTCCAAAAGTGGCGCCTCCTGGTGCTTGTAGGCAGTAATGATGCCCTCTTATTAGAGAAAGTAGGCTCACAGAGATGTCCTTTCAGCTGAACAATCCTCGAGGGCATAACACAAGCTGAGATCCATCTCTTACATAATGCTCAGGccactgttgtgttgttttactcTTTGTGTATCAACTGAAATTCCTGTCCCTACCTCCAGCATGCTTCCACCTATCTCTCCTCTtgctctcttgttttttttttttattgttattttcctgTTCTCTCAGCTCTATTTTTACTCctgcttttcttcttcactgtgACTCTGCCCTGAAGCTGGGCCCCAGCTTCTGCCCAGCTCAACTGGACAAGGGATGAAAGCTGACTCACATATTCATTAGCTCACATGGCTGCACTCTCTTCCACAAATAACACTCTTCCACAGATGCAAGAGGAGGACATACAGACGCATGAACAGATGCAACAACTACACACAAAATGCATCCACGTTTGTTAGTCTTGTGTGCTGCTGCACCATTTCAGACATTCCTCcttctatatttttttaaagaaactaaaATATTGCTCAGTCATTGCCACAAAGGGACAGTTATAGGTCAAACACCCCAACAGACATGAACATGTTGTCACCAGAGACAGTCACACTAGCCCCAAGCACTGACAGCAGATAACTGCAATCCctgctataaaaaaaacagctgacgCAGCCAACCAATGCCTATAGATAAACATACAGACACCATGACACTCCACAGCCACCCAGTCAAATGGCTTTTTATGATCCAACAGGCAAAAATACTATTCTGATGCAAGGAATGCACTCTAGAAACCCACagcaccatttttttttgcatcctcTGACCTTTTccaacatgcacacaaatgcCATGATGTGTTGGCACATGGTGTGACAAGAGCCAGGAGGCTTGACAGAATGTGTTCACCCAGGGAAATAATGTAATTTGTtgtgaaatttaagaaaaaagaaactggcAAAAGCAAATAGCCCACATGTAATCATAGACAGTCTATGCATGCAATACTGTCTTGAACAGAAATATCTTCTACTGTGTACTGCCACCTAGGGGCCACTTCTGGAAACATGACATGACAGACAGAACTACACAGGACAGTTTTCCCTCAAAACTcttacagtaaataaacaagCACAttaagtattttgtttttactgtaaaaatctaCAATGACTTCACATGTTCTCTATTGGACTCATAGGATAGAAGACAATgtcagagaaaacacacatgtaaacaaaaccCCTGAGAAATTTTACACAATGTTTTATGTCACGTTTCTGAATAAAAAAGCATCTataaaaatgatttcatttagtttccaaatgaatcagaaaagatgtgtgaaaatgtgcagTAGTATAATGTGATGTAAATCCTGATGTAAGGAGCTTGTTTACCTCAAACCACCTTCTCCCTTTTGACAGACACCTTTGCTTTCTTGTGACATGCCGGCTCCGTTTTCAGATTCTTCACAGTGCCGTTGTATTCTCTCTTCATTTTCGCTTTCTTGCATGCGGCCATTCTCTCCTCTACATCCTCTTCCTTTGCCTGCTTCACATGTGACCTTTCTTTGACGCTTTGGAACTTCTTGAGGTCTGCACAGAACAACACCTAAAACAAAGAGAGACACTCCGTGGTTACAGTGCAGTACGctgtaagagacagaaactcaTTGACAATTACTGGATAGTAAGACTCACGGATTGTGCCCAACCAGCAAAAGGTCCCCACTGCTTCCTAAAAAAATCTCCTGTGTAGAAATATTCCCCATGGTGTTAACAGCTGAAGAGGAGCATTACCTGCTGTTTACAATCAGTGTAACCTTTGAAGCAAACCACCAAGCAGGTGAGAATACTAACCAATATCTCTGTAAAGCCTATCTGTGATGCTCTTTTGTCCATTGCCAGCAGCATATTTATAGTCTCGCTTGGCAATCTGCCAAACGTGCGTGTCGATGGGCACAGCCTCCGACTTATCCAGGGACATCAGACATACACAGTCTGCTacctacaaaaagacacaaagcctTGATTACAACCTGTTGTTACCATCATTTACCCTCATATGTTTTCTCCACAATAATATTAACCAGCCGTATGAGGCGAATGCTTTATTTTCCTGTTGTACCTTGGCGCCAACGCCAGGGAGAGTACGAAGAGCATCACGGGCCTCTAGATATGGGACTCCTCGTAGGCTGTCGAGCCACTGAGGCCCATGGGTGTCCAGAATCTGCTTCGCACTCTGCTGGAGGAACCGAGCCCTGTATCCAAAGCCGAGATCCCTGAGACGTGCCTCCACACTGCTGTCTGTCAGTtacaatatagaaaaaaatacaaacacaaagacaataaaTATACCATTTTTGTGTGAACATTTGATATGTATGATTTTCAAATTCAATCAGTAATAATTCATGGCTGGTGAAAATGCCTTAGGTTCATTTTATTGCTTACAAAGAAGCATGGTAATAACGAATATAattaaaacctgaagaaagactaCTATCACTGAGCTATCAATTTAATGGATCCTTTCCCTCTTTCCTGCAATATGACAGGGGTGGAAAATATTGTTTAACCACCCAGTTGGCTTGATGATGACAGAAGTTAGTGAACAAATAATATGTTTGGAGACTCAAGAGGCCCGGGATCTTTCTGACATACAGTTCTAGTCAACAACAACCAACAGTGGTGTTGAATATCTGTAGCAAAAGAAAGCACCTGCAAGTGCAGACAGTGTAGGAAAGTCGTGGTATGAAGTTTGATCCAGCTGGCACAGTGGCGCGCCCAGAGCCTCACACAGTCTCTCCACCATGCCCTGAATACGAGAGATGTGGTTGTTGGAGGTGCAGATGAAGGAAAAGAGGCATTCAGTGGGGTCCTGGCGGAGCATTCGCACACCTGGAAAAGGACCAAAGAATATATTGAAATCATTTGGCAACATAAATTTATTCATGACTGTGTTAATAAGTGATATTCTGCATGCACAAACATACTGACCGGTGAAGCTATCAGCAATGCGCTTGAAGTGGCAATCTGTTGCTCCCACTTCTCTGTACAAATCCCCGAGGTTCACATCCAGCTGGAAGTAATTTCTCAGcatcttctcttcctcctcagtgTTCTGTACTGAAGTAATAGCCAGCGg
The nucleotide sequence above comes from Amphiprion ocellaris isolate individual 3 ecotype Okinawa chromosome 8, ASM2253959v1, whole genome shotgun sequence. Encoded proteins:
- the LOC111583792 gene encoding N-glycosylase/DNA lyase isoform X2, which encodes MAKHAVLSSGAKMWSSMACAKSELRLDLTLACGQSFRWKETAVGHWTGVMGGRVWTLTQTDDTLWYHIYKIQDTQKEGGDSKKRADGCLWKGNKVENAFKAELKKEEEDPLAITSVQNTEEEEKMLRNYFQLDVNLGDLYREVGATDCHFKRIADSFTGVRMLRQDPTECLFSFICTSNNHISRIQGMVERLCEALGAPLCQLDQTSYHDFPTLSALADSSVEARLRDLGFGYRARFLQQSAKQILDTHGPQWLDSLRGVPYLEARDALRTLPGVGAKVADCVCLMSLDKSEAVPIDTHVWQIAKRDYKYAAGNGQKSITDRLYRDIGDFFRKQWGPFAGWAQSVLFCADLKKFQSVKERSHVKQAKEEDVEERMAACKKAKMKREYNGTVKNLKTEPACHKKAKVSVKREKVV